The Candidatus Alcyoniella australis genome segment CGAGGCGACTTCCAGACCTTGGGGACAAATTTGGGCGACGCCTGGAAGGCCGGCGCGGGCATCTCCCGCGAGTTCGACTCCGGGCTGTCGTTCTCAGTGGAGTACTGGGGTGCCTGGTACGACAGCGGCAGCACCGAGCGCCTGAAATCCAACCCAATGGAGCTGATGGGCACGCTGCGCTATCGCTTCGGCAAAGAAGGCCGGGGTCCGCGGCTGATCGCGGGCGGCGGCGGCGGCATCAGCGAGGGCGTGGGCAGCCCGTCGTACAGGATCGTCGGCGGAGTTGATTACTATTACTGCCGACCCGAGTCCACGGACGGCGCGCTGATGATTACGATTGTCGACCAGGACGGCCAGCCGCTTAACGCGGATCTGACAATCAACGGTCCGATCATGGCCGAGCTTAACGCCTCGTACTTTGAGGAGCTCAAGGCTCCCCAGGGCATGTACGACATATCAGCCGCACTGACCGGTTACCAGCCGGTGACGACCTCGGGTATCGTGGAGGTCGAAGAGGCCACCGAGATCACCATTACGCTGCAGGCGATCCCCACCACCCTGGCGATCGTTGTAACCGATATCCACTACGGCGAGATGATCGAGACCGAAATCGTGGTCAACGCCGGGCAGCCCGGCGAGCAGACCCTGATGCTGGCCCAGGGCGAACTCAGCCAGAATTGGGAGCCGGGCAGCCACACCCTGAGCGTCAGCGCCAAGGGGCACGAGACCAAGCAGATCGAGATCGAGGTGCTGCCCTATCAGCACAACGAGGTCAGCGTGAAGCTGGCGCGGGTGATCGTGCAGATCGGCAAGATCTTCTTCGACTTCAACTCCGACAAGATCCGCCCACAGTCCTACGTGGTGCTCGACGACATCGTGACACAGATCGACACCCTGCCGCCGTGGCGCGTGATCGTGATCGAGGGGCACTGCTCGGACGAGGGCTCGGACGAATACAACCTCAGGCTTTCCAATCGCCGCGCGGCATCGGTGCGCAAGTACCTGATCAGCAAGGGCGTTGACGCGGACAAGCTCGAGTCCGTCGGGTTCGGCGAGGGACAACCCATCGCCTCCAACGAGACCGAGGAGGGACGCGAGAAGAACCGCCGCGTCGAGTTTAAGATCGACTACATCGAGATCGGGATTAGCGAGTAACAAGCTGATTTAGAGTTTACATGCGCCGGCGCGGCTTCTGCCGCGTCGGCGTTTCTGCGTCAGGCAAAAATATTCGTCCGCCAAAATGTTATAAAATAGTTAGCCGTTGGTTAAGAAGCTTTGGTGATGGGAGGATTACCGCAATGCGACTCAGATCGAGTTTGATCATTCTATTATTGCTGCCCTGCCTGGCGATCCTCTGCATCTCCTGCAATGACCAAGCTGACGATGACGACGACTCCGGCGCTGATGCGGATGATGATACTGACGACGACGATACGGCGGACGATGACGACGATGCTGCGGGAGACGACGATGACGCGCCCTACTACCCAAACGACGATGTGCTGCGACTGAACGACCTGCAGGGATTGGGCACGCACAACAGCTATCATCTCGAGCCGCCGGTGCCGTTTCATCAGTCGCATCGCTATTCGCACAAGCCCCTGGACGAGCAGCTCGAGATCGGAGTGCGGCAGTTTGAGCTAGATTTGCAATGGGGTCCGGGGGAGGCGATCAAGGTTTACCACATTCCGGTGGTCGACCAACTGTCGACCTGCGACACGCTGGTCGATTGCCTTGACGTGCTCAAGGGTTGGTCTGACGAGCATCCCGGGCATCACGCAATCGTGGTGTTTTTAGAGCCCAAGGACGATCTGCACGTCAACCACATCGAGGAGCACGTTGGCGACGTGATCGACGACATCTACTCGGTCTGGGAACCGGAGCGGATACTGACGCCCGACGATGTGCGCGGCGACTCTGCGACCCTGCGCGAGGCGATCGTTGGCAACGGCTGGCCGACCTTGGGCCAGGCGCGCAACAAGATCATCTTCCACGCGCATTCTCATGCCGCGTTTCTGGATAACTACCTTGCCGCATATCCCAATCTCGAGGGCGCGCCGATGTTCATGGACGCCAACGAGGCGGACGATATCGCGGCGATCATCCCGATGAACAACTCATTGACCCAGGGAGAGCGGATCACCGCGGCCGTGGAGGAAGGATTCATCGTCCGCACCATGGCGGGCAACTGCTGCGACGAGCCCGCGGCCAACGACTACACCAAGTTCGAGGCGGCCCTGGCCTCGGGCGCGCATTTCATCAGCACCGACTTCCCCGAGCCGGTGGAGGAGTACGGCGACTACCATCTCGCAATCCCGGAGGGCAACCCGTCGCGCTGCAACCCGATCACAGCTCCCGAGTTCTGCGTTTCAGCGGATATCGAAGACCTGATTACGAACTAAAGTTCGCTGAAGGGAATGGCCGCAATCTGCGGCGCCAGGGGCTACTCGTGCAAATCTGCATTCGAAATGCAAAATTGCAAGTCTGTATTTATCTTAGGGCCCGCTTGTCAAACCGGCCGGTCCGGGTGATATGGGAAAACCCCTATAATATTATTAGCATATCCTTGCCAACGAAGCTTTAAAAACAAGTTCGGCGGGAGGAATGCTAGTCTTATTCATCCCTCCAGCCCCGCCGGGTCTTGCTGGTAAAACAGGCGTAATTGCTCGTAGAGTTCCGGGTGGCATTGTTTGAGTTGTCGGCCTTGTTCGAAAAATAGCTCGGTGACAACGGCGAAGAACTCGGCCGGGTTGGTGGCGCCGTAGCTGTCGATGCAGTTGCGGCGGTGCTGTTCCAGGTCTTGCAGGAGCTGCTGGTACTCGGTCGAGAGCACGCGCGCCCAGGAGATGTACATCGAGCGTCGCGGCAGGGCGGGTGCGCCATCGGTCCGGCCATCGGCCTCCGCGTCGAGCTGGTGTGCGAACTCGTGGAACACCACGTTGTGCCCATCGTGCGGATCCTGCGCGCCGCTTAGCACGTCGTTCCACGAGAGCACGACCTCGCCGCGCTGCCACGATTCGCCCAAACGCGCGTCCACGCCCTCGGTGACCGTGCCGTCTGGGTTGCGCACAATGCTCGGTGCGAAGTAGTGGTGCGGGTAGACCAAGATCGAGAGCAGGTCCGGGTAATAGTCGGTTTGGCGGTGCAGCAGCAGGATGCAGGCCTGGGCCGCGATGGTCACGCGGATCTCATCGGTCATCTCCAGGCCGCCTAGCCCCTCGAACTTCTTTTCGGCCAAAAAGACCTGGACGTGCCCTTGCAGTTCGGCCTGGTCCTCGGGGGGCAGTTTCTTAAAAAAAGGCAGGTTGCGCTCGATGATCGCCAGCCACGGGGGTGGAAACGGCTGCTCTTTGAGTTTCTCGCGACGTTTTTGTTTAAAGCCGAACATCTCTCTCCCTCGCGGTTGACCTGTCAGTGGATGGATGCGCCGTGTTGTTCGACGCTGGCAATCAGTTGCCGTACTTGGTCCAGTTTGCGGCCGTCCGGTTCGAGTTCGATAAAGCGTTCCAGCGAGCGCGCCGCACCCTGATAATCGCCGTGCGCCTCGAGCAATACGGCCAGGATCAAATGGCCGTTGGTAAAATGCGGGTTTTCGGCCAGCAGATAGCGTGCTTCGGAGATCGCCTGTTCCAAGTCGCCCGTGTCGCGTTTGCCCCAAGGTGTGATTTGCTCGATGCGCCGCACTTGCGGCATCTCGCGGTTCCTGATGAACACCGCCGAGTATTGACCGAAATAGACCAGGTCCCATTGCCGATTGTCGGTCAGGCAGCGCGCCACGGGTCGCCTGATCGACACCAGCACGGAATCGATCTCGAACGTGTCGAGCAACATCTCCCAGCCCGGTTCGCAGTTGGCGATCTCGTTGTAATCCTCGAGCAGGCCGCTGTCGCCGTAGACCTCGAGCCTTCCGTCGATAAACACCTTGCGCTCGGGCCACAAGCGCCAAATCAAGTAGCCGCCGTAGTTGAAGTCGTTGAACATTCGTCCGCTCAACCCATGGCGCTCGACAAAATCGGCCGCGTCTTGCGGCAAGATCGCGCGGTTGGTATCGAGGCGAAACGCCTGGCCGCTGTAGGTCAGATAGCCGCCGCCAAGCAGCGCGGCGCAGGCCAACGTGCAGCCGAAAGCTGTCGCGGTTCGGCCTTGCAATCGCGCGAACAGTGGTCCGTAGCGGCGCGCTGCCATCGGGGCCAGATAGAGCATGGCTACGATCCCCATGCGTGCGGCGCTTGCCGCCAATCCGAGTAAAAGCGCCAGCCGCAGGCCGTCGAACATCCTGTTGCGCGAGCCGTTGATCACCTGGACTATCAGCGCGGCGCAGTAGGCAAGCAGTACCCACAGGTAGAGGCTGTCCAGCGGATACTGCCGCCATGAGCCGATGCCGCCGGTGTGGCCGCTGATCTTTAGAAAGAAGGGGTAGATCTGCGGACCGTAGGGATTAAGGCAAGGAACGCAAACAAACAGCACAGCCCAGATCAGCCAGTCGCGATCGCGGTGGATGAAAAACTGCTCGATCGCCCAGATCAGACTGAAGGCCACGGCCAAAATGAAGCTGGCATGGCAGTTGGCCCACAGCAACAGAATCGCGGTTACGGCCGGGCCCGATTTGTGGCGCTGGGCCAGCAGCAGTCCGCCGATCAACGCCCAGCACAACATGTCGGGCTGCAACTGAATCCGGCTGTGAGCCACCACTGCGCAAGCCAGCAGAATCAGCGCGCTGAGCAGGGCATCGCCGCGGATCGCCAGCGCGAGCAGACCAAAGGCCAACGCCAGGGCGAGTAATTTGAGCAGCACCAGGCCGGGCACGCCCAATGTGCGGTCGACTAGAAACAGACCGATTTGTGGCAGCCAGGATTGGGCCAGCACATCGACGTGGGTTGCGGTGAAAGAGAACGGGTCTGTCGCGGGCAATGTCCGCTCGTTGGCGATAAGCTCGCCCATCCGGACGTGCAAACCCAGGTCAAGGCCCGACAGCGGTTCGAGACCCAAGCTGAGCAACCCGAACAGCAGCGAGATGGCCAGCAGCAGCACCAGCCATCTGGGTCGCGGCGTCTGGGTCGGCAAGTCGGCGGGCAGGGAGCGTGGATGCATCGGCGGCAAGTCTACTACAACAATCGTAGGCTTATTAACACGAGCTATGACACAAGCAATGCGGACAGCGCCAGCAGCCGCACCTCGACGCCGTTGCGCACCAGGGAGGTAAAGATCAACGCGGGCAGTGTGACGTTGAGCACAAGCTTGGTTAACAAACCGCCGTGTTCGGCCTTGATCATGCCGATGCGTCGCAGGCCGATCGCCAACCCGATGATCCCCAGCAGCACGAATACCGATTGAACCATCTGCCAGTGAAAGTGAGGGTGCATTCGATCCGGTTCCGGCTCCGGCTCAGCTTGGTGATTTATCCAACTTATGCCCGCAGCGTTTACAGAAACGCGCATCAATATCGTGGCTGTCCAGCCCGCACTCGGTACAAGTGCGGCCGCTACGTCGCGCATTGAACAGCTCTACAGAGAAAATGCCAGTGGGCACCGCGATTATTCCGTAGCCCAGGATCATCACCAGCGCGGCCAGCGTCTGGCCCGGCACGGTGCGTGGCGCGATGTCGCCGTATCCCACCGTGGTCATGGTGACGATCGCCCAATACACCGAGCGCGGAATACTGGTGAACCCGCGTGCGGGCCCCTCGATCAGGTACATCAGCGAGCC includes the following:
- a CDS encoding tetratricopeptide repeat protein, which gives rise to MHPRSLPADLPTQTPRPRWLVLLLAISLLFGLLSLGLEPLSGLDLGLHVRMGELIANERTLPATDPFSFTATHVDVLAQSWLPQIGLFLVDRTLGVPGLVLLKLLALALAFGLLALAIRGDALLSALILLACAVVAHSRIQLQPDMLCWALIGGLLLAQRHKSGPAVTAILLLWANCHASFILAVAFSLIWAIEQFFIHRDRDWLIWAVLFVCVPCLNPYGPQIYPFFLKISGHTGGIGSWRQYPLDSLYLWVLLAYCAALIVQVINGSRNRMFDGLRLALLLGLAASAARMGIVAMLYLAPMAARRYGPLFARLQGRTATAFGCTLACAALLGGGYLTYSGQAFRLDTNRAILPQDAADFVERHGLSGRMFNDFNYGGYLIWRLWPERKVFIDGRLEVYGDSGLLEDYNEIANCEPGWEMLLDTFEIDSVLVSIRRPVARCLTDNRQWDLVYFGQYSAVFIRNREMPQVRRIEQITPWGKRDTGDLEQAISEARYLLAENPHFTNGHLILAVLLEAHGDYQGAARSLERFIELEPDGRKLDQVRQLIASVEQHGASIH
- a CDS encoding OmpA family protein is translated as MRKTIMAVVLCALVVGIGAQANADDGFNAQLFWPALFGGNFIAVEDSQTLCPWGFGGGLIVNYADSLVVRDRGEDYEMGVLNSLLTTDVLVGLGTFSFLSVGADVPIHFYARGRTFEDLEQNADLSDLETNMTLGDVRAEIKARLLEQEKHWLGMALAPFATFPTGDETLLLGEGRITGGGNLILEHDFGLFNLGLNGGYQYRGDFQTLGTNLGDAWKAGAGISREFDSGLSFSVEYWGAWYDSGSTERLKSNPMELMGTLRYRFGKEGRGPRLIAGGGGGISEGVGSPSYRIVGGVDYYYCRPESTDGALMITIVDQDGQPLNADLTINGPIMAELNASYFEELKAPQGMYDISAALTGYQPVTTSGIVEVEEATEITITLQAIPTTLAIVVTDIHYGEMIETEIVVNAGQPGEQTLMLAQGELSQNWEPGSHTLSVSAKGHETKQIEIEVLPYQHNEVSVKLARVIVQIGKIFFDFNSDKIRPQSYVVLDDIVTQIDTLPPWRVIVIEGHCSDEGSDEYNLRLSNRRAASVRKYLISKGVDADKLESVGFGEGQPIASNETEEGREKNRRVEFKIDYIEIGISE
- a CDS encoding Ca2+-dependent phosphoinositide-specific phospholipase C — encoded protein: MRLRSSLIILLLLPCLAILCISCNDQADDDDDSGADADDDTDDDDTADDDDDAAGDDDDAPYYPNDDVLRLNDLQGLGTHNSYHLEPPVPFHQSHRYSHKPLDEQLEIGVRQFELDLQWGPGEAIKVYHIPVVDQLSTCDTLVDCLDVLKGWSDEHPGHHAIVVFLEPKDDLHVNHIEEHVGDVIDDIYSVWEPERILTPDDVRGDSATLREAIVGNGWPTLGQARNKIIFHAHSHAAFLDNYLAAYPNLEGAPMFMDANEADDIAAIIPMNNSLTQGERITAAVEEGFIVRTMAGNCCDEPAANDYTKFEAALASGAHFISTDFPEPVEEYGDYHLAIPEGNPSRCNPITAPEFCVSADIEDLITN
- a CDS encoding zinc-dependent peptidase, yielding MFGFKQKRREKLKEQPFPPPWLAIIERNLPFFKKLPPEDQAELQGHVQVFLAEKKFEGLGGLEMTDEIRVTIAAQACILLLHRQTDYYPDLLSILVYPHHYFAPSIVRNPDGTVTEGVDARLGESWQRGEVVLSWNDVLSGAQDPHDGHNVVFHEFAHQLDAEADGRTDGAPALPRRSMYISWARVLSTEYQQLLQDLEQHRRNCIDSYGATNPAEFFAVVTELFFEQGRQLKQCHPELYEQLRLFYQQDPAGLEG